The Arachis ipaensis cultivar K30076 chromosome B07, Araip1.1, whole genome shotgun sequence genome includes a window with the following:
- the LOC107605917 gene encoding glutamate synthase [NADH], amyloplastic isoform X1, protein MSSSSLSFAAAPAWSACTLPSNIASSRTQLNVRTVAKAKPMSFFGTRLRSSCRSLGSERLHVWRSQGPGRSPELRVVVRSALSAVPEKPMGLYDPAMDKDSCGVGFVAELSGEGNRKTVTDALEMLVRMTHRGACGCEANTGDGAGILVALPHQFYTEVVDFELPPPGKYAVGMFFLPTSDSRREESKNVFRKVAESLGHSVLGWRSVPTDNTGLGKSALQTEPVIEQVFLTPSTKSKLDLERQMYILRKLSDAAITSALDLHSDGIADFYTCSLSSRTVVYKGQLTPAQLKGYYFADLGNERFTSYMALIHSRFSTNTFPSWDRAQPMRVLGHNGEINTLRGNVNWMKAREGLLKCKELGLSENELKKLLPIVNTTSSDSGAFDGVLEFLVQSGKSLPEAVMMMIPEAWQNDKNMDPQRKAFYEYFSALMEPWDGPALISFTDGHYLGATLDRNGLRPGRFYVTHSGRVIMASEVGVVDIPPEDVCRKGRLNPGMMLLVDFEKHAVVNDDALKEQYSLSRPYGEWLKNQKIQLQDIVDSVHESERVPPSIAGVIPASGDDADMENMGIHGLLTPLKAFGYTVESLEMLLLPMAKDGTEALGSMGNDTPLAVMSNREKLTFEYFKQMFAQVTNPPIDPIREKIVTSMECMVGPEGDLTEITEEQCHRLSLKGPLLSIEQMEAIKKMNYRGWRSKVIDITYSKDRGKKGLDEALDRICAEAHDAINAGYTTLVLSDRAFSRKRVSVSSLLAVGAVHQHLVPPKAGGEFYSKGELVKKYFKASNYGMMKVLAKMGISTLASYKGAQIFEALGLSSEVIERCFAGTPSRVEGATFEMLARDALKLHELAFPPRVFSPGSAEAVALPNPGDYHWRKGGEIHLNDPLAIAKLQEAARTNSVDAYKQYSKIIHELNKACNLRGILKFKEAAVKISLDEVEPASEIVKRFCTGAMSYGSISLEAHTTLATAMNKIGGKSNTGEGGEQPSRMEPLPDGSMNPKRSAIKQVASGRFGVSSYYLTNADELQIKMAQGAKPGEGGELPGHKVVGDIAVTRNSTPGVGLISPPPHHDIYSIEDLAQLIHDLKNANPAARISVKLVSEAGVGIIASGVVKGHADHVLISGHDGGTGASRWTGIKNAGLPWELGLAETHQTLVANDLRGRTTLQTDGQLKTGRDVAIAALLGAEEFGFSTAPLITLGCIMMRKCHKNTCPVGIATQDPVLREKFAGEPEHVINFFFMVAEEMREIMAQLGFRTVNEMVGRSDMLEVDKEVTKTSEKLQNIDLSLLLRPAAELRPEAAQYCVQKQDHGLDMALDNKLIGLSHAALEKGLPVYIESPIYNVNRAVGTMLSHEVTKRYLLDGLPNDTIHIRFTGSAGQSFGAFLCPGITLELEGDSNDYVGKGLSGGKIVVYPPKKSTFDPKTNIVIGNVALYGATRGEAYFNGMAAERFCVRNSGAKAVVEGVGDHGCEYMTGGIVVVLGNTGRNFAAGMSGGIAYVLDMDGKFQSRCNQELVDLDKVEEEEDIITLRMLIQQHQRHTDSVLAKEVLSDFENLLPKFIKVFPREYKRVLAGMKSKEASKNASSPAAIAEEGPDEAELNEKDAFEELKKMAAASSNGKPSQKVEQAESSKRPSRVTDAVKHRGFVAYEREGVQYRDPNVRMNDWKEVMEESKPGPLLKTQSARCMDCGTPFCHQENSGCPLGNKIPEFNELVYQNRWREALERLLETNNFPEFTGRVCPAPCEGSCVLGIIENPVSIKSIECAIIDKGFEEGWMVPRPPPKRTGRRVAIVGSGPAGLAAADQLNKMGHTVTVYERADRIGGLMMYGVPNMKTDKVDIVQRRVNLMAEEGVNFMVNANVGHDPMYALGRLQEENDAIVLAVGATKPRDLPVPGRELSGVHFAMEFLHANTKSLLDSNLQDGNYISAKGKKVVVIGGGDTGTDCIGTSIRHGCSSIVNLELLPQPPETRAPGNPWPQWPRVFRIDYGHQEAAAKFGKDPRSYEVLTKRFVGDENGVLKGLEVIRVRWEKDETGKFQFKEIEGSEEIIEADLVLLAMGFLGPESTIAEKLGMERDNRSNFKADYGRFSTSVKGVFAAGDCRRGQSLVVWAISEGRQAASQVDRYLTKEDTEYNIAHTKRQQQDLTKRQQGGSKYTVMT, encoded by the exons ATGTCGTCTTCTTCACTTTCGTTCGCAGCGGCTCCGGCTTGGTCTGCGTGCACTCTACCGTCGAATATCGCAAGCAGCAGGACGCAGCTCAATGTGCGAACTGTGGCGAAGGCGAAACCGATGAGCTTCTTCGGTACTCGTTTGCGTTCGAGCTGCAGGTCACTCGGTTCGGAGCGGCTGCACGTGTGGCGGTCGCAGGGGCCAGGGAGGTCGCCGGAGCTGAGGGTGGTGGTCCGGTCGGCATTGTCGGCTGTACCAGAGAAGCCGATGGGGCTTTACGATCCAGCTATGGATAAGGACTCATGCGGAGTGGGGTTCGTAGCGGAGCTGTCCGGCGAGGGCAACCGTAAAACG GTGACAGATGCTTTGGAGATGTTGGTGCGCATGACGCACAGGGGAGCTTGCGGGTGCGAAGCAAACACTGGAGACGGAGCCGGGATTCTTGTGGCTCTACCTCACCAGTTTTACACGGAg GTCGTGGATTTTGAGCTTCCACCTCCTGGAAAATATGCAGTTGGCATGTTTTTCTTGCCCACCTCCGACAGTCGTAGGGAAGAGAGCAAAAATGTATTTAGAAAG GTTGCCGAATCACTGGGCCACTCTGTTCTTGGCTGGCGTTCTGTGCCCACTGATAATACAGGATTGGGCAAATCGGCCCTGCAGACCGAACCAGTGATTGAACAAGTGTTTCTTACGCCAAGCACCAAATCAAAACTTGATTTGGAAAGACAG ATGTACATATTAAGGAAGCTTTCAGATGCTGCTATAACATCAGCTTTAGACCTCCATAGTGATGGCATTGCTGATTTTTATACATGTTCACTTTCATCAAG GACTGTTGTTTATAAAGGTCAGTTAACACCAGCTCAGTTGAAGGGTTACTACTTTGCAGACCTTGGCAATGAAAGGTTTACGAGCTACATGGCCCTG ATACATTCACGATTCTCAACTAATACTTTTCCTAGTTGGGATCGTGCTCAACCAATGCGAGTTTTGGGCCACAATGGAGAAATCAACACACTTAGAGGCAATGTTAACTG GATGAAGGCACGTGAGGGCCTACTAAAGTGCAAGGAGCTTGGTCTATCCGAGAACGAGTTAAAGAAGCTTTTGCCCATTGTGAATACAACTTCATCTGATTCAG GTGCTTTTGATGGCGTGCTTGAGTTTTTGGTTCAGTCTGGAAAAAGTCTTCCTGAAGCTGTCATGATGATGATCCCTGAAGCATGGCAAAATGACAAGAACATGGATCCCCAGCGTAAAGCATTTTACGAGTATTTCTCGGCTCTCATGGAGCCATGGGATGGGCCTGCTCTTATATCAT TTACTGATGGTCACTATCTTGGAGCAACATTGGATAGGAATGGTCTGCGGCCAGGCCGCTTTTATGTCACTCACAGTGGACGAGTTATAATGGCAAGTGAAGTTGGGGTTGTAGACATTCCTCCTGAAGACGTTTGTAGGAAAGGAAGACTAAATCCTGGCATGATGCTTCTAGTAGATTTTGAGAAGCATGCTGTTGTGAATGATGATGCCTTGAAGGAACAGTACTCTTTGTCACGGCCTTATGGGGAGTGGCTAAAAAATCAGAAGATTCAGCTCCAAGACATAGTTGACTCTGTTCATGAATCTGAAAGAGTGCCTCCAAGCATAGCCGGGGTGATTCCA GCATCTGGTGATGATGCAGATATGGAAAATATGGGAATTCATGGTTTACTGACTCCATTGAAAGCTTTTGG CTATACAGTTGAATCCTTGGAGATGTTATTACTTCCCATGGCAAAGGATGGTACAGAAGCCCTTGGTTCAATGGGAAATGATACTCCACTAGCTGTCATGTCTAACCGGGAGAAGCTTACTTTTGAGTACTTCAAGCAAATGTTTGCCCAAGTGACAAACCCACCTATTGATCCTATTCGTGAGAAAATAGTCACTTCCATGGAATGTATGGTTGGTCCAGAAGGTGACCTAACAGAAATTACTGAGGAACAATGCCACCGTCTTTCACTAAAAGGCCCTCTTTTATCCATTGAACAAATGGAAGCCATTAAAAAGATGAATTATAGGGGATGGCGGAGCAAAGTGATAGACATCACATACTCAAAGGATCGTGGTAAGAAAGGGTTGGACGAAGCTTTGGACAGGATATGTGCAGAAGCACATGATGCAATTAATGCTGGCTACACCACCCTTGTGCTGTCTGATAGAG CCTTCTCAAGGAAACGGGTTTCTGTTAGCTCCCTCTTGGCCGTTGGTGCTGTCCATCAACATCTAGTTCCACCAAAAGCTGGTGGGGAATTCTACTCAAAAGGTGAATTGGTCAAGAAGTACTTCAAAGCAAGCAACTATGGAATGATGAAGGTCCTTGCGAAGATGGGAATATCTACTTTGGCCTCTTACAAAGGTGCTCAGATTTTTGAAGCTCTGGGTCTTTCCTCAGAAGTAATTGAAAGGTGCTTTGCCGGAACCCCAAGCCGAGTTGAGGGGGCAACATTTGAGATGCTTGCTCGCGATgctcttaaattgcatgaattggcATTTCCTCCTCGTGTTTTCTCTCCTGGGAGTGCTGAAGCTGTTGCTTTGCCAAATCCTGGCGATTACCACTGGAGAAAAGGTGGTGAAATTCACTTGAATGATCCACTTGCTATAGCAAAGCTTCAAGAGGCTGCCAGAACTAACAGTGTAGATGCATATAAACAGTACTCCAAGATCATTCATGAGTTAAATAAGGCTTGCAACTTGCGAGGAATACTGAAATTTAAAGAGGCAGCAGTGAAGATTTCACTTGATGAAGTTGAACCTGCTAGTGAGATAGTTAAACGATTTTGCACTGGGGCCATGAGTTATGGGTCAATCTCATTGGAGGCGCACACAACATTGGCAACTGCTATGAATAAGATTGGAGGGAAATCCAACACAG GTGAGGGTGGTGAGCAACCATCACGCATGGAGCCTCTTCCTGATGGCTCAATGAACCCAAAAAGAAGTGCTATCAAGCAGGTTGCTAGTGGGAGATTTGGTGTTTCAAGTTACTATCTTACAAATGCTGATGAATTGCAGATAAAGATGGCCCAG GGAGCTAAACCAGGAGAGGGAGGTGAACTTCCTGGCCACAAGGTTGTAGGAGACATTGCTGTCACCAGGAATTCAACTCCTGGGGTAGGACTTATCAGCCCCCCACCTCATCACGATATTTATTCCATTGAAGATCTTGCCCAATTAATTCATGATCTAAAG AATGCCAACCCGGCTGCTCGAATTAGTGTCAAGTTGGTATCAGAAGCTGGAGTAGGCATAATTGCTAGTGGAGTTGTTAAAGGGCATGCTGACCATGTCTTGATCTCCGGCCATGATGGAGGGACAGGGGCATCCAGGTGGACTGGAATAAAGAATGCTGGGCTCCCTTGGGAACTTGGCTTGGCCGAGACCCACCAAACTTTGGTAGCTAATGACCTCCGTGGTCGCACAACTCTCCAAACTGATGGGCAACTCAAAACAGGAAGAGATGTGGCCATAGCTGCTCTCCTTGGTGCAGAAGAGTTTGGTTTCAGTACAGCTCCACTCATTACTCTCGGTTGCATTATGATGCGGAAGTGCCACAAGAATACCTGTCCTGTTGGCATTGCTACCCAAGATCCAGTACTCAGAGAAAAGTTTGCTGGAGAACCTGAGCATGTCATCAACTTCTTCTTCATGGTTGCTGAAGAGATGAGAGAAATTATGGCCCAGCTTGGGTTTAGGACTGTCAATGAGATGGTTGGCCGTTCAGACATGCTTGAAGTTGATAAAGAAGTCACTAAGACCAGTGAGAAATTGCAGAACATTGATCTCTCTCTATTGCTTAGACCTGCAGCTGAACTGCGGCCAGAAGCTGCTCAATACTGTGTGCAAAAACAAGATCATGGTTTGGACATGGCTTTGGATAATAAGCTCATTGGTTTGTCCCATGCTGCTTTGGAGAAGGGTCTCCCAGTATACATTGAAAGTCCAATTTATAATGTGAACCGTGCTGTGGGAACTATGCTTAGCCATGAGGTGACCAAAAGGTACCTCTTAGATGGTCTTCCTAATGACACCATTCATATCAGATTTACAGGAAGCGCAGGCCAGAGCTTTGGTGCATTCCTTTGTCCTGGTATCACTCTGGAACTTGAAGGCGATAGCAATGATTATGTTGGTAAAGGGTTGTCTGGCGGCAAGATTGTAGTATATCCTCCAAAGAAGAGTACCTTTGACCCAAAGACTAATATTGTAATTGGTAATGTGGCACTCTATGGAGCTACACGTGGTGAGGCATATTTCAATGGGATGGCCGCAGAAAGATTTTGTGTGCGTAATTCTGGGGCTAAGGCGGTAGTTGAAGGCGTTGGAGATCATGGATGCGAGTATATGACTGGTGGGATAGTAGTTGTCCTTGGAAACACTGGCCGAAATTTTGCGGCAGGAATGAGTGGTGGAATTGCTTACGTTCTTGATATGGATGGAAAATTCCAATCTCGATGCAACCAGGAACTTGTAGATTTGGACAAggttgaggaggaggaggatatTATTACTCTTAGAATGTTGATACAACAACATCAGCGTCACACAGATAGCGTGCTTGCCAAAGAAGTGCTTTCTGACTTTGAAAATCTTCTTCCAAAATTTATCAAGGTGTTCCCCAGGGAGTACAAACGTGTTTTGGCTGGTATGAAGTCAAAGGAAGCCTCCAAAAACGCATCTTCGCCTGCTGCAATTGCAGAAGAGGGGCCAGATGAAGCAGAACTGAATGAGAAAGATGCTTTTGAAGAGCTTAAGAAAATGGCTGCTGCATCTTCAAATGGGAAGCCAAGTCAG AAGGTTGAACAGGCTGAATCATCCAAGAGACCCAGTAGAGTCACTGATGCAGTTAAACATAGAGGTTTTGTTGCTTATGAGCGTGAAGGTGTTCAGTATAGGGATCCTAATGTTCGGATGAACGATTGGAAGGAAGTGATGGAGGAGTCGAAGCCTGGCCCACTTCTGAAAACCCAGTCAGCCCGTTGCATGGACTGTGGTACTCCTTTCTGTCATCAG GAAAATTCTGGATGTCCTCTTGGAAATAAAATACCAGAGTTTAATGAGTTAGTATACCAAAATAGGTGGCGAGAGGCATTGGAAAGGCTTCTCGAGACAAATAACTTCCCCGAGTTCACTGGTCGGGTGTGCCCAGCACCCTGTGAAGGTTCTTGTGTCCTTGGCATTATTGAGAATCCAGTGTCTATTAAAAGCATTGAATGTGCTATCATAGACAAGGGATTTGAGGAGGGTTGGATGGTGCCACGGCCTCCCCCCAAAAGAACTGG GAGAAGAGTTGCCATTGTTGGAAGCGGACCAGCTGGGTTGGCAGCTGCTGATCAACTGAATAAAATGGGACACACAGTAACTGTGTATGAGAGAGCTGACAGGATTGGAGGGCTTATGATGTATGGGGTTCCCAACATGAAAACAGACAAAGTGGATATAGTTCAACGACGGGTCAACCTTATGGCAGAGGAGGGAGTCAATTTTATGGTGAATGCTAATGTTGGACATGATCCTATGTACGCTCTTGGTCGGCTTCAAGAAGAAAATGATGCTATTGTGTTAGCTGTCGGAGCTACGAAACCAAG GGATCTTCCTGTTCCTGGGCGGGAGTTGTCAGGAGTTCATTTTGCCATGGAGTTTCTTCATGCAAACACTAAAAGCTTGCTCGATAGCAATCTTCAAGATGGTAACTACATTTCTGCAAAGGGAAAAAAAGTTGTGGTCATTGGTGGGGGTGATACGGGCACAGATTGCATAGGGACATCCATTCGTCATGGGTGTAGTAGCATAGTAAACCTTGAACTTCTCCCACAGCCTCCCGAAACTAGGGCACCAGGCAACCCTTGGCCACAG TGGCCTCGCGTATTCCGTATAGATTACGGGCACCAAGAAGCTGCAGCTAAATTTGGCAAAGATCCAAGATCTTATGAGGTATTGACTAAGCGGTTTGTGGGAGATGAGAATGGAGTTTTGAAGGGACTTGAAGTCATACGAGTCCGCTGGGAAAAGGATGAGACAGGGAAGTTTCAGTTTAAGGAAATTGAGGGCAGTGAGGAAATCATCGAGGCTGATCTAGTGTTACTTGCCATGGGATTCCTTGGCCCTGAATCT ACAATTGCAGAGAAATTGGGTATGGAGCGAGACAACAGGTCAAACTTCAAGGCAGATTATGGTCGCTTCTCAACCAGTGTGAAAGGTGTCTTTGCAGCCGGCGATTGTCGCCGTGGCCAGTCCCTCGTGGTATGGGCAATTTCGGAGGGACGCCAAGCTGCTTCACAAGTTGATAGGTACCTCACGAAAGAAGACACAGAGTACAACATTGCTCATACCAAGAGGCAGCAGCAAGACCTCACCAAGAGACAGCAGGGCGGTAGCAAGTACACAGTGATGACTTAA